The following proteins come from a genomic window of Streptomyces sp. GS7:
- a CDS encoding alpha/beta hydrolase family protein has translation MSTGANESETVGTPAGDARITWYRDAEPSRAVVAVGHGAGGGIEARDLRALAATLPARGYTVALVEQPWRVAGKKLAPAPKTLDAGWTALWPALEKPGLPVVAGGRSAGARVACRTARELGAHAVLALSFPLHPPGRPEKSRAEELTGAGVPTLVVQGGRDPFGRPAEFPAGTEITEVDHGDHGFAVPKSAGVTEAESMAQLTDAVVAWLDGMFG, from the coding sequence ATGAGCACAGGGGCGAACGAGAGCGAGACGGTCGGCACACCTGCCGGCGACGCGCGGATCACCTGGTACCGGGACGCCGAGCCGTCCCGGGCCGTGGTAGCCGTCGGCCACGGCGCGGGCGGCGGCATCGAGGCCCGCGACCTGCGGGCCCTCGCGGCGACGCTGCCGGCCCGCGGGTACACGGTCGCGCTGGTCGAGCAGCCGTGGCGGGTGGCCGGCAAGAAGCTGGCTCCCGCGCCGAAGACCCTGGACGCCGGGTGGACCGCGCTCTGGCCGGCGCTGGAGAAGCCGGGGCTGCCGGTGGTCGCGGGCGGTCGCAGCGCGGGCGCCCGGGTGGCCTGCCGTACGGCGCGCGAGCTGGGTGCCCACGCCGTCCTGGCGCTGAGCTTCCCGCTGCACCCGCCGGGGAGGCCGGAGAAGTCGCGGGCGGAGGAGCTGACGGGCGCCGGGGTGCCGACGCTGGTCGTCCAGGGTGGCCGGGACCCCTTCGGGCGGCCGGCGGAGTTCCCGGCGGGCACCGAGATCACCGAGGTGGACCACGGCGACCACGGCTTCGCCGTGCCGAAGTCGGCGGGGGTGACCGAGGCGGAGTCGATGGCACAGCTCACCGACGCGGTGGTGGCGTGGCTGGACGGCATGTTCGGCTGA
- a CDS encoding M50 family metallopeptidase, with translation MDTHHITDVWDRVFGAQPDPGLWLVIVTGVLALGAVVPRTAWRLSRNAVTIAHEGGHGLIALVTGRRLDGIRLHSDTSGLTVSRGKPHGLGMVLTAAAGYTAPSLLGLAGAALLASGHITALLWGATALLLAMLVMIRNAYGVLTVVLAGGTFLLVSWLTTPQVQAAFAYAVVWFLLLGGIRPPFELQGKRRRGGAVDSDPDQLARLTHVPAAVWLGFFHVLTLCSLMGGGRWLLGL, from the coding sequence ATGGACACCCACCACATCACCGACGTATGGGACCGGGTCTTCGGGGCCCAGCCCGATCCGGGCCTCTGGCTGGTGATCGTCACGGGCGTGCTCGCCCTCGGCGCCGTCGTCCCGCGCACCGCCTGGCGGCTCTCGCGCAACGCCGTCACCATCGCCCACGAGGGCGGCCACGGGCTGATCGCCCTGGTCACCGGCCGCCGCCTGGACGGCATCCGGCTGCACTCGGACACCTCGGGGCTGACCGTCTCCCGGGGCAAGCCGCACGGCCTGGGCATGGTGCTGACCGCCGCGGCCGGCTACACAGCCCCGTCCCTGCTCGGCCTGGCGGGCGCCGCGCTGCTCGCCTCCGGACACATCACGGCCCTCCTGTGGGGCGCCACCGCGCTGCTGCTGGCGATGCTGGTGATGATCCGCAACGCGTACGGCGTGCTCACCGTCGTCCTCGCGGGCGGCACCTTCCTGCTGGTCTCCTGGCTGACGACACCGCAGGTGCAGGCGGCGTTCGCGTACGCGGTGGTGTGGTTCCTGCTGCTCGGCGGGATACGGCCGCCCTTCGAGCTCCAGGGCAAGCGGCGGCGCGGCGGCGCCGTGGACTCCGACCCGGACCAGCTCGCCCGCCTGACCCACGTCCCGGCGGCCGTCTGGCTCGGGTTCTTCCATGTGTTGACGCTGTGCTCCCTGATGGGCGGCGGGCGCTGGCTGCTCGGCCTCTGA
- a CDS encoding SOS response-associated peptidase: MCGRYAASRRPEELTGIFGVQRWDPKETLAPSWNIAPTDNVRVVLERPLKGEAAAAFPPGPVRQLRTLKWGLVPSWSKSPEAAAKMINARAETVHEKPSFRQAFATRRCLLPGDGYFEWVTDAAERELEEQGRRKRPRKQPYFVTPADGSVMAMAGLYEFWRDRTLPGDHPLAWWATCTVVTTEAETTPLAGAAGAEGPQSLADIHPRMPLVLPPDRWDAWLDPARTDPDEVRELLAPPPAGLMRAHPVPTGVSNVRNNGPELVTELDGPEVGTLF; this comes from the coding sequence ATGTGCGGTAGGTATGCGGCGAGCCGTCGCCCCGAGGAACTGACGGGGATCTTCGGCGTACAGCGGTGGGACCCGAAGGAGACCCTGGCGCCCAGTTGGAACATCGCTCCGACGGACAACGTGCGGGTGGTACTGGAACGTCCCCTCAAGGGCGAGGCGGCCGCCGCCTTCCCGCCCGGCCCGGTGCGCCAGCTGCGCACGCTCAAGTGGGGCCTGGTCCCGTCGTGGTCGAAATCACCCGAGGCCGCGGCGAAGATGATCAACGCGCGGGCGGAGACGGTGCACGAGAAGCCGTCCTTCCGGCAGGCGTTCGCCACCCGCCGCTGCCTGCTCCCCGGCGACGGCTATTTCGAGTGGGTCACCGACGCCGCCGAGCGGGAGCTGGAGGAGCAGGGCAGGCGGAAGCGGCCCCGCAAGCAGCCGTACTTCGTGACGCCCGCGGACGGGTCGGTGATGGCGATGGCCGGGCTGTACGAGTTCTGGCGGGACCGCACGCTGCCCGGCGACCACCCGCTGGCCTGGTGGGCGACCTGCACCGTCGTCACCACCGAGGCCGAGACCACCCCGCTCGCCGGGGCCGCCGGCGCCGAGGGCCCGCAGTCGCTCGCCGACATCCACCCCCGGATGCCGCTGGTCCTGCCGCCGGACCGCTGGGACGCCTGGCTGGACCCGGCCCGCACCGACCCCGACGAGGTCCGCGAGCTGCTGGCGCCCCCGCCGGCCGGGCTGATGCGGGCCCATCCCGTCCCGACCGGCGTCAGCAACGTCCGCAACAACGGGCCGGAATTGGTCACCGAGCTGGACGGCCCCGAGGTCGGCACGCTCTTCTAG